The following are encoded together in the Phaseolus vulgaris cultivar G19833 chromosome 9, P. vulgaris v2.0, whole genome shotgun sequence genome:
- the LOC137820205 gene encoding uncharacterized protein, which yields MGTGYSSHTNLGSECSSYDAGESGSIVRLGDSFEVLMSHNKNDHTEVWGVQYNTSDQKKNNCRFSLAASHDKNGVESIELGLRDHADNKTDFTLNITRIGRVGLQGGISGIISCNGTMSFTRAKQDHTIETTIVPSGCSFREGLFVLEMKKKVNSEHAYMVNMAHYYVTKDVGLSVEAKIYRSKKCFRVEVEGPFIHPSDELRWLLVKTRRTGIWSRSACSHCYVAKAKSGESNSSLKAKPSGFSSSIKQQYNRGLINSSGYTTGSLNNSVFFIDCNF from the coding sequence ATGGGAACTGGTTACAGTAGTCACACTAACCTTGGAAGCGAATGTAGTTCTTATGATGCGGGTGAGTCAGGTAGCATAGTACGTTTGGGAGACTCATTTGAAGTTTTAATGAGCCATAACAAAAATGACCACACAGAAGTTTGGGGTGTGCAATACAATACAAGTGATCAGAAAAAGAACAACTGTCGTTTTAGTCTGGCGGCAAGCCATGACAAAAATGGTGTTGAGAGCATAGAACTCGGATTACGCGACCATGCTGACAACAAAACCGATTTCACCTTGAATATCACAAGGATTGGTCGTGTTGGTCTCCAAGGAGGGATAAGTGGCATCATTTCTTGTAATGGCACAATGTCGTTCACAAGGGCAAAACAAGATCACACAATAGAGACAACCATTGTTCCTTCTGGTTGTTCCTTCAGAGAGGGTCTTTTTGTTCTTGAAATGAAGAAAAAGGTTAACAGTGAGCATGCTTATATGGTGAATATGGCACACTATTATGTCACCAAAGATGTTGGTCTTTCTGTTGAGGCCAAAATTTATCGCAGTAAAAAGTGTTTTAGAGTTGAAGTGGAGGGTCCTTTCATCCACCCCAGTGATGAGTTGCGTTGGCTCCTTGTGAAAACACGTAGAACTGGTATTTGGTCACGTAGTGCATGTTCTCATTGTTACGTAGCAAAGGCTAAAAGTGGAGAATCGAATTCATCTTTGAAAGCAAAGCCAAGTGGTTTCTCCAGCAGTATCAAGCAACAATACAACAGAGGCCTTATCAATTCAAGTGGATACACTACAGGTTCTCTAAATAATTCTGTATTCTTCATAGACTGTAATTTTTAA